A region from the Brassica napus cultivar Da-Ae chromosome C8, Da-Ae, whole genome shotgun sequence genome encodes:
- the LOC106411753 gene encoding LOW QUALITY PROTEIN: ribosome-recycling factor, chloroplastic (The sequence of the model RefSeq protein was modified relative to this genomic sequence to represent the inferred CDS: inserted 1 base in 1 codon) codes for MASLSSTAHTIPPVLRSRPTDSKSLSDSFWKSRVIACCLRSENLVKLGAGVNLSRDPVVKRSLQKRVVIRSATIEEIEAEKSAIEKDVKSKMEKTIETLRTSFNAIRTGRANVAMLDKIEVEYYGSPVSLKSIAQISTPDGTSLLLQPYDKSSLKAIEKAILSSDLGMTPNSDGDVIRLSLPPLTSERRKELTKFVAKQFEEGKVALRNLRRDALKSCDKLEKVKLFFXCNLYYCLFIPCNILFVCRFKETKFHFSQEKKLSEDNLKDMSSDLQKLVDTYMKKIEELCKQKEKELLKV; via the exons ATGGCGTCACTCTCTTCCACTGCTCACACCATACCACCGGTTCTTCGATCCAGGCCGACTGATTCCAAGTCTCTCTCAG ATTCGTTCTGGAAGTCACGCGTAATAGCGTGTTGTTTAAGGAGCGAGAACCTTGTCAAGCTTGGTGCGGGGGTTAATCTCTCCCGTGACCCCGTTGTCAAGCGGTCACTTCAGAAgag AGTGGTGATAAGGTCTGCAACTATTGAAGAAATAGAGGCCGAGAAATCTGCTATTGAGAAGGATGTT AAATCAAAAATGGAGAAGACGATAGAAACGCTTAGGACTAGTTTCAATGCCATAAGGACGGGGAGAGCCAATGTGGCTATGCTTGACAAGATTGAGGTGGAGTACTATGGAAGTCCAGTGAGTCTTAAAAGCATAGCCCAAATCAGTACCCCCgatggtacttctcttttgcTCCAGCCTTATGACAAATCTAG CTTGAAGGCTATAGAGAAGGCCATCTTGAGTTCTGATCTTGGAATGACTCCTAATAGCGATGGAGATGTCATTCGATTGTCCTTGCCTCCCCTCACTTCTGAGCGAAGAAAG GAACTAACAAAGTTTGTAGCAAAACAgtttgaagaagggaag GTTGCACTGAGAAACCTAAGGAGAGATGCCTTAAAGTCTTGTGATAAACTCGAGAAGGTtaagctctttt tttgcaatttatatTACTGTTTATTTATTCCTTGTAATATCCTTTTCGTCTGTCGTTTTAAGGAAACCAAGTTTCATTTTTCGCAGGAGAAGAAGCTGTCTGAAGACAACTTGAAGGATATGTCAAGTGATTTGCAG AAACTAGTTGATACGTACATGAAGAAGATAGAGGAGCTCTGCAAACAGAAAGAGAAG GAATTGTTGAAGGTGTAA
- the LOC111209106 gene encoding mavicyanin: MGLSREHVVCMIVIIIMAMGMFGESLASSSLHKVGGSAGWTTLGNVDYQKWTSSDVFTPGDSLLFVYNTQFHNVKQVSRRDFISCNATSALATYNSGSDTVALKKPGHYYFLCGFPGHCQAGQKLHVLVVATSTASPSLSLSPDLSPVPSPSTGSSPSPSPATASEDSAQNGAISFSLSLSTAMSGVVVFWVALMLY; encoded by the exons atggGGCTTTCCCGGGAGCATGTTGTGTGTAtgatagtaataataataatggcaATGGGAATGTTTGGAGAATCTTTAGCCTCGTCGTCGCTCCACAAGGTGGGTGGCTCCGCCGGATGGACTACCCTCGGCAACGTCGACTACCAAAAATGGACTTCTTCCGACGTTTTCACCCCCGGAGATTCTCTCT TATTCGTTTACAACACACAGTTTCACAACGTCAAGCAAGTGAGCCGCCGTGACTTCATCTCCTGCAACGCCACTTCAGCCTTAGCCACCTACAATTCCGGATCCGATACGGTGGCTCTTAAGAAACCCGGCCACTACTACTTCCTCTGCGGCTTCCCTGGCCACTGCCAAGCTGGCCAGAAGCTCCATGTACTCGTTGTTGCCACCTCCACTGCCAGTCCCAGTCTTAGTCTTAGTCCGGATCTATCCCCTGTTCCCTCACCCTCCACCGGGTCGTCTCCATCTCCCTCTCCGGCCACTGCTTCCGAAGACTCCGCTCAAAACGGTGCCATTTCATTTTCACTGTCACTGTCCACGGCTATGAGTGGCGTTGTCGTGTTTTGGGTGGCATTGATGCTATATTAA
- the LOC111209157 gene encoding probable inactive patatin-like protein 9, translated as MDLSKVTLDIFTKLEQKWLSPRKTRILSIDGGGTTAVVAGASILHLEDQIRLQTGDPHAQISDFFDIVAGTGIGGILAALLVADDGSGKPMFTARDAVRFISEKNSELFEIRHTGVFRRNRRCSAGSMDRALEAAFRRDDGKVLTMKDTCKPLLVPCYDLKSSAPFVFSRAGASESPSFDFELWKVCRATSASPSLFKPVNVVSVDGKTSCLAVDGGLVMNNPSAAAVTHVLHNKRDFPSVNGVDDLLVLSLGNGSSSSPGGKLRRNGDCSTSCVVDIVTDGVSDTVDQMLGNAFCWNRTDYVRIQVSGLTRGGEGVVGPRKTAEELLKERGVETAPFGGKRLLLETNGERIESFVQRLVASGKSTSLPPSPCKESAVNPLADGR; from the exons ATGGATCTCAGCAAGGTAACTCTTGACATTTTCACTAAGCTTGAACAGAAATGGCTCTCCCCCAGGAAGACCCGCATCCTTAGCATCGACGGTGGTGGTACCACCGCCGTTGTCGCTGGAGCTTCCATCCTTCACCTGGAAGACCAGATCCGCCTCCAGACTGGTGATCCTCACGCTCAGATCTCCGATTTCTTCGACATTGTCGCCGGAACCGGAATCGGAGGCATTCTCGCCGCCCTTCTCGTCGCCGACGACGGCTCCGGGAAGCCAATGTTCACCGCCAGAGACGCTGTTAGGTTTATCTCCGAGAAGAACTCCGAGCTCTTCGAGATCAGGCACACCGGAGTCTTCAGGAGAAACAGGAGATGCTCCGCCGGCAGCATGGACAGGGCTCTGGAGGCGGCATTTCGGAGGGATGACGGTAAGGTGCTGACTATGAAGGACACGTGTAAGCCTCTCCTCGTTCCTTGCTACGACCTCAAATCCTCTGCGCCTTTCGTTTTCTCACGCGCCGGCGCCTCGGAGTCTCCGAGCTTCGACTTCGAGCTTTGGAAAGTCTGCCGCGCCACGTCGGCGTCTCCTAGCTTGTTCAAGCCGGTCAATGTGGTGTCGGTGGACGGGAAGACCTCTTGCTTGGCGGTTGACGGCGGTCTGGTCATGAACAATCCAAGCGCAGCCGCCGTCACGCATGTGCTACACAACAAACGAGATTTTCCGTCTGTTAACGGCGTCGATGACTTGCTCGTCCTATCGTTAGGAAACGGTTCGTCCTCCTCTCCTGGAGGGAAACTCAGGCGTAACGGTGACTGTTCCACGTCTTGCGTCGTGGACATTGTGACTGACGGGGTTTCCGATACCGTCGACCAGATGCTAGGGAACGCTTTCTGTTGGAACCGTACGGACTACGTTAGAATCCAG GTGAGCGGTTTAACGAGAGGCGGAGAGGGGGTTGTGGGGCCGAGAAAAACGGCGGAGGAGTTGCTGAAAGAGAGAGGTGTTGAAACGGCACCGTTCGGAGGGAAACGGTTACTATTGGAAACAAACGGAGAGAGAATCGAGAGTTTTGTGCAACGTCTTGTTGCCTCAGGAAAGTCTACCAGTCTCCCTCCAAGTCCCTGTAAGGAATCTGCCGTTAATCCTCTCGCTGACGGCCGTTAA
- the LOC106413789 gene encoding protein MARD1: protein MADRLPSPTPKTYYSSVFTSPKFRFFSSNITPFDSIISPTSTLEANHSHPSIFSSSSKNPKTTSCFEPTLIPKPQRFLHPPEAFGLAYLVKSKDRSSKPVNKIVLFGSKLRVQIPSADFGTKSTAACTSPCLKTKVLTVSEVDQTEDYTRVISHGPNPTITHIFDNSVIAEFTPPCSVPLPQVPVETKANFLSCCYTCNKTLDQKHDIYIYRGEKGFCSCECRYQEMLLDQMEG from the exons ATGGCTGATCGACTTCCATCTCCAACACCTAAAACCTATTACTCATCTGTCTTTACCTCTCCAAAGTTTAGGTTTTTCTCTTCCAACATCACTCCTTTTGACTCCATCATCAGCCCTACTTCCACTCTCGAAGCCAACCACAGCCACCCATcaatcttctcctcctcctccaaaaaccctaaaaccactTCCTGTTTTGAGCCAACATTAATCCCCAAACCCCAAAGGTTTCTTCACCCACCTGAAGCCTTTGGCCTCGCCTATCTCGTCAAAAGCAAAGACCGGTCGAGCAAACCTGTCAACAAGATTGTCCTATTCGGGTCGAAGCTCAGAGTCCAGATACCTTCAGCTGACTTTGGAACTAAATCCACTGCTGCTTGCACCAGCCCTTGTCTGAAAACAAAGGTCTTAACCGTGAGCGAGGTTGACCAGACGGAGGACTACACGCGCGTCATATCTCACGGTCCAAACCCAACCATCACCCATATCTTCGACAACTCTGTTATCGCGGAGTTTACTCCTCCTTGCTCTGTTCCTTTGCCACAAGTACCCGTGGAGACCAAGGCTAATTTCTTAAGCTGTTGCTACACTTGTAACAAGACTCTTGACCAAAAACATGACATCTATATTTACAG AGGGGAGAAAGGGTTTTGCAGTTGCGAGTGCAGGTACCAGGAGATGCTTCTTGATCAGATGGAGGGCTAG